One Helicobacter ganmani genomic region harbors:
- a CDS encoding hybrid sensor histidine kinase/response regulator translates to MDEMQEILEDFLIEAFEMVEQLDQDLVELENNPDDLDLLNRIFRVAHTIKGSGSFLNFSVLTHLTHHMEDVLNKARHGELAITPDIMDVVLESIDFMKKLLNAIRDTGTDANTGLDGDIAGVVERLDAISKGETPQAAAAPAEAPAAVPQATAPEPAADEPEPDYANMSPEEVEKEIERLLNKRQEEDKKKREEKRAKGELGDVQAPGEVGEAAAPAAPKPAPAATPKPAAAAAPKPAPAKPAAKPRSGGEESKAPATAMEQTIRVDVKRLDSLMNLIGELVLGKNRLIKIYNDVEERYEGEKFLEELNQVVASVSMVTTDIQLAVMKTRMLPIGRVFNKFPRMVRDLSRDLGKEIDLVISGEETELDKSIVEEIGDPLVHLIRNACDHGVESKEDRAAAGKPEKGTVELKAYNEGNHIVVEIKDDGKGMDPDVLRSKAVEKGLISEREADSMADKEAYGLIFRAGFSTAKVVTNVSGRGVGMDVVKTNIEKLNGIIDVESVHGEGTTLKLKIPLTLAIIQSLLVGVQEEFYAIPLASVIETVRISQDEIYTVENKSVLRLRNEVLPLVRLADIFGVDSVFDDSEQAYVVVIGLAENKIGIIVDFLIGQEEVVIKSLGSYLKGTEGIAGATIRGDGRVTLIVDIAAMMQMAKQVKVSINKLKEESDTKREKTSPSDYQVLIVDDSMTDRAIMKKSLKPLGITLTEATNGVEALDIIKNGDKHFDAVLIDIEMPKMDGYTLAAEIRKYAKFKNLPLMAVTSRTSKTDRMRGVESGMTEYITKPYSPEYLMNVVKRNINLTVEVTE, encoded by the coding sequence ATGGATGAAATGCAAGAGATACTAGAGGATTTTCTAATTGAAGCGTTTGAAATGGTTGAGCAACTTGACCAAGATTTGGTGGAATTAGAAAATAACCCTGATGATTTAGATCTATTAAATAGAATCTTTAGGGTAGCTCATACCATTAAGGGTTCCGGTTCATTTTTGAATTTCTCAGTGCTAACACATTTAACACATCATATGGAAGATGTATTAAACAAAGCAAGACATGGTGAATTAGCAATTACTCCAGATATTATGGATGTGGTTTTGGAATCTATTGACTTTATGAAAAAATTATTAAATGCAATTAGAGACACAGGAACAGATGCCAATACAGGTTTAGATGGTGATATTGCAGGTGTAGTTGAGAGATTAGATGCAATTTCAAAAGGTGAAACTCCACAAGCTGCAGCAGCTCCAGCAGAAGCACCTGCGGCAGTCCCACAAGCTACAGCACCAGAGCCAGCCGCAGATGAGCCAGAGCCAGACTATGCCAATATGTCTCCTGAAGAAGTGGAAAAAGAGATTGAAAGATTGCTTAATAAACGACAAGAAGAGGATAAGAAAAAACGCGAAGAAAAACGTGCAAAAGGTGAATTAGGTGATGTGCAAGCACCGGGAGAAGTTGGAGAAGCAGCTGCTCCTGCCGCTCCTAAACCAGCACCTGCAGCTACACCCAAACCTGCAGCTGCTGCTGCGCCAAAGCCAGCTCCTGCTAAACCAGCTGCAAAACCTCGTTCAGGAGGTGAGGAAAGCAAGGCACCAGCTACTGCTATGGAACAAACGATTCGCGTAGATGTTAAACGTCTTGATAGTTTGATGAATCTAATTGGTGAGCTTGTTCTTGGTAAAAACCGACTGATTAAAATCTATAATGATGTGGAAGAGCGCTATGAGGGAGAAAAATTTTTAGAAGAGCTCAATCAGGTTGTTGCAAGTGTATCTATGGTAACTACGGATATTCAACTTGCAGTTATGAAAACAAGAATGTTGCCAATCGGTAGGGTGTTTAATAAGTTCCCTCGTATGGTGCGCGACCTTTCAAGAGACCTTGGTAAAGAAATAGACTTGGTTATCAGTGGAGAGGAGACAGAGCTTGATAAGTCTATTGTAGAGGAAATTGGCGACCCATTAGTGCATTTGATTAGAAATGCGTGCGACCACGGTGTAGAATCCAAAGAGGATAGAGCTGCAGCAGGTAAGCCAGAGAAAGGAACGGTTGAGCTTAAAGCTTATAATGAAGGGAATCATATTGTTGTAGAAATTAAAGACGATGGCAAGGGAATGGATCCAGATGTATTGCGTTCTAAAGCCGTAGAAAAGGGTCTTATTAGTGAGCGTGAAGCGGATTCTATGGCAGACAAAGAAGCTTATGGATTAATTTTTAGAGCGGGATTTTCAACTGCTAAAGTCGTTACCAATGTAAGTGGGCGCGGGGTAGGAATGGATGTTGTTAAAACCAATATTGAAAAACTTAATGGTATTATTGATGTAGAGAGTGTTCATGGCGAAGGCACTACTTTGAAGCTCAAAATTCCTCTTACTTTGGCAATTATTCAATCTTTGCTTGTTGGTGTGCAAGAAGAATTTTACGCAATTCCTCTTGCTTCAGTTATTGAGACAGTTAGAATTTCGCAAGATGAAATCTATACAGTGGAAAACAAAAGTGTTTTACGCTTAAGAAATGAAGTATTGCCACTTGTGCGTTTAGCAGATATTTTTGGTGTGGATTCTGTTTTTGATGATTCAGAACAAGCCTATGTTGTTGTGATTGGTTTGGCAGAAAACAAAATTGGTATTATTGTGGATTTCCTTATCGGACAAGAAGAAGTTGTTATTAAATCTTTAGGTTCTTATTTGAAAGGAACTGAAGGAATTGCAGGTGCAACAATTCGCGGCGATGGTAGAGTAACATTGATTGTGGATATTGCAGCAATGATGCAAATGGCAAAACAAGTCAAAGTGAGTATTAATAAACTCAAAGAAGAAAGTGATACAAAACGTGAGAAAACTTCTCCAAGTGATTATCAAGTCTTAATTGTGGATGATTCTATGACGGATAGAGCAATAATGAAAAAATCTTTAAAGCCGTTGGGCATCACTTTAACGGAAGCGACAAATGGTGTTGAGGCATTGGATATTATTAAAAATGGTGACAAACATTTTGATGCTGTTTTGATTGATATTGAAATGCCTAAAATGGACGGCTATACACTAGCAGCAGAGATTCGTAAATATGCTAAGTTTAAAAATTTACCACTTATGGCAGTTACAAGCCGAACTAGTAAAACCGATAGAATGCGTGGTGTAGAATCAGGAATGACAGAATATATTACGAAACCTTATTCGCCAGAATATTTGATGAATGTTGTCAAACGAAATATTAACCTAACTGTGGAGGTAACAGAATAA
- a CDS encoding chemotaxis protein CheW, with amino-acid sequence MSNQLQDVLQKQQEQKKPPVETENVIQLVAFVVGSEEYAVPILSIQEIIKPLEYTRVPGVPNYVLGVFNMRGWVVPLINLRLKFGLPYEKPTEDTRYIVIRNQEERAGFVIDRLTEAVRIRESDIDPTPETISQDESLIYGVGKRDDRIITILRPEELLKRTF; translated from the coding sequence ATGAGTAATCAATTACAAGACGTTTTACAAAAACAACAAGAACAAAAAAAGCCACCTGTTGAGACAGAAAATGTCATTCAGCTCGTTGCCTTTGTGGTTGGTTCAGAAGAATATGCAGTGCCAATTCTAAGTATTCAAGAGATTATTAAACCCTTAGAATATACAAGAGTACCCGGAGTGCCTAATTATGTTCTTGGTGTGTTTAATATGCGCGGATGGGTTGTTCCATTAATTAACTTGCGCCTAAAATTTGGCTTGCCTTACGAAAAACCAACAGAAGACACGCGTTATATTGTGATTCGTAATCAAGAAGAACGTGCCGGATTCGTTATTGATAGATTAACAGAGGCAGTGCGAATTAGAGAATCTGATATTGACCCAACACCAGAGACAATCAGTCAAGATGAAAGCTTGATTTATGGTGTCGGTAAAAGAGACGATAGAATCATTACTATTTTGCGTCCAGAAGAGTTGTTGAAACGCACTTTCTAA
- a CDS encoding NAD(P)H-dependent glycerol-3-phosphate dehydrogenase: MPKISVFGGGAWGKALHLAFSKTNHCSIVSRKNLGIESQISSQVAQESEFFIVAIASSALHSWLATSPLPANSKILVASKGIAQGQFVSEIFESFYPQSKLCFLAGPSFAKEVQDSLPCALNIHSKEIHYAKEWLQLFPNFIKPYACNDVIGGEIGGAYKNVIAIASGICEGMKLGNNARSSLVARGLVEMTRFGKYFGAKDSTFLGLSGAGDLFLTANSMLSRNFRVGIGLASGKSLMAVLEEIGEVAEGVKTSKEIYLMSQKYGIYTPIAQEVALIIDGKSPKQSLSDLMKS, translated from the coding sequence ATGCCAAAAATCAGTGTATTTGGCGGTGGAGCTTGGGGAAAGGCTTTACATCTCGCCTTTAGCAAAACAAATCATTGTTCCATTGTTTCACGCAAAAATTTAGGAATAGAATCGCAAATTTCATCACAAGTCGCACAAGAGAGCGAATTTTTTATTGTTGCGATTGCAAGTTCTGCTTTGCATTCTTGGCTTGCAACCTCACCCCTACCAGCAAATTCTAAAATTCTAGTTGCCTCCAAAGGAATCGCACAAGGACAATTTGTGAGTGAGATTTTTGAATCTTTTTATCCTCAAAGCAAACTTTGCTTCTTGGCTGGACCAAGCTTTGCCAAAGAAGTGCAAGATTCTCTTCCTTGTGCATTAAATATCCATTCCAAAGAAATTCATTATGCCAAAGAATGGTTACAATTGTTTCCAAATTTTATCAAACCCTATGCGTGCAATGATGTCATAGGAGGTGAAATCGGGGGAGCATACAAAAATGTCATTGCAATTGCAAGTGGAATCTGTGAAGGAATGAAACTTGGAAACAACGCACGCTCTTCACTTGTGGCACGAGGACTTGTAGAAATGACACGTTTTGGAAAATACTTTGGGGCTAAAGATTCCACATTTTTAGGTTTATCTGGTGCAGGCGATTTATTTTTGACTGCCAACTCAATGCTCTCACGCAATTTTCGTGTTGGAATCGGATTAGCATCGGGCAAATCTCTAATGGCTGTCTTAGAAGAGATTGGGGAAGTAGCAGAAGGAGTAAAAACTTCTAAAGAAATTTACTTAATGAGCCAAAAATATGGAATCTACACACCTATCGCCCAAGAAGTCGCATTAATCATAGATGGAAAGAGTCCAAAACAAAGCTTGAGTGATTTAATGAAAAGCTAA
- the fliI gene encoding flagellar protein export ATPase FliI, translating to MSLQNLKERLNGLNLSPAFGLIIKVEQGFLSADGLIPHIGDIVRIVGEDNSAMGMVTALEKDNFKITPFSFIEGMKVGDKVYLNTRGLQIPIGPELLGRVINPLGEPIDGKGTLKAEGAMPIIRPPIAAMRRGMIDEVFSVGVKSIDGLLTCGKGQKLGIFAGSGVGKSTLMGMIVRGATAKIKVIALIGERGREVPEFVEKNLGGDLTNTVLVVATSDDSPLMRKYGAFAAMSVAEYFKAKGEDVLFIMDSVTRFAMAQREIGLALGEPPTSKGYPPSVLTLLPQLMERAGKEEGHGSITAYFTVLVEGDDMSDPIADQSRSILDGHIVLDRSLTDFGIYPPINILNSASRLMGDVATEEHIEAARKFRRLYSAIKENEVLIRIGAYQAGSDKDLDEAIAKKEKMEEYLKQSYNEAISYEESVQQLIEIMQ from the coding sequence ATGTCCCTACAAAATCTAAAAGAGCGTTTAAATGGTTTAAATTTATCCCCCGCATTTGGTTTAATTATTAAAGTAGAACAAGGATTTTTATCAGCAGATGGGCTGATTCCGCATATTGGTGATATTGTGCGAATTGTAGGCGAAGACAATAGCGCAATGGGTATGGTTACAGCATTAGAAAAAGATAATTTTAAAATCACCCCCTTTTCATTTATTGAAGGAATGAAAGTGGGAGATAAGGTTTATCTAAACACTCGCGGATTGCAGATTCCTATTGGTCCTGAATTGCTTGGAAGAGTAATTAATCCGTTAGGAGAACCCATAGATGGCAAGGGGACTTTAAAGGCAGAAGGTGCAATGCCCATTATTCGTCCTCCTATTGCAGCAATGCGACGTGGTATGATTGATGAAGTATTTAGTGTAGGTGTGAAAAGTATTGATGGATTATTGACTTGTGGCAAAGGGCAGAAATTAGGAATCTTTGCTGGCAGTGGAGTGGGGAAATCTACTCTTATGGGAATGATTGTACGTGGCGCAACTGCAAAAATTAAAGTGATTGCACTTATTGGAGAGCGTGGTAGAGAAGTGCCAGAGTTTGTGGAGAAAAATTTAGGTGGGGATTTGACAAATACAGTGTTGGTTGTTGCTACGAGTGATGATTCGCCCTTGATGAGAAAATATGGTGCGTTTGCCGCAATGAGTGTTGCAGAATATTTCAAAGCAAAAGGCGAAGATGTTTTATTTATTATGGATTCTGTAACGCGTTTTGCAATGGCGCAAAGAGAAATTGGGCTTGCGCTTGGTGAGCCACCAACAAGCAAGGGCTATCCACCCTCTGTTTTAACGCTTTTGCCTCAATTAATGGAAAGAGCAGGTAAAGAGGAAGGACATGGCTCTATTACGGCATATTTTACGGTATTGGTGGAAGGTGATGATATGAGTGATCCAATTGCAGATCAAAGTAGAAGTATTTTAGATGGACATATTGTATTGGACCGCTCTTTGACAGATTTTGGAATTTACCCCCCGATTAATATTTTAAATTCTGCTTCAAGGTTAATGGGTGATGTAGCGACTGAAGAGCATATAGAGGCAGCAAGGAAGTTTCGTCGCTTATATTCTGCTATCAAAGAAAATGAAGTGTTAATTAGAATTGGAGCTTATCAGGCGGGAAGTGATAAGGATTTAGATGAAGCCATAGCTAAAAAAGAGAAAATGGAAGAATATTTAAAGCAAAGTTATAATGAGGCAATTAGCTATGAAGAGAGCGTGCAACAATTAATAGAAATTATGCAATAA
- the trxA gene encoding thioredoxin: MAGYIELTEQNFEEIIKEGVVMVDFWAPWCGPCRMIAPVIDNLASQYAGKAKICKVNTDEQQELATKFGIRSIPTIFFYKNGEKVDEMIGAASEQDFKDKLDGLL; this comes from the coding sequence ATGGCTGGTTATATTGAATTAACAGAGCAAAACTTTGAGGAAATTATCAAAGAAGGCGTTGTAATGGTAGATTTTTGGGCTCCTTGGTGTGGTCCTTGTAGAATGATAGCTCCTGTGATTGACAATCTTGCATCACAATATGCGGGGAAAGCTAAAATTTGTAAAGTCAATACAGACGAACAACAAGAGCTTGCAACAAAATTTGGAATCCGTTCTATCCCAACAATTTTCTTTTATAAGAATGGAGAAAAAGTTGATGAAATGATTGGAGCAGCTTCCGAGCAGGATTTTAAAGACAAACTTGATGGCTTGCTATAA
- the trxB gene encoding thioredoxin-disulfide reductase, protein MLELAIIGGGPAGLSAGLYATRGGLKEVVMFEKGMPGGQITSSSEMENYPGVAEVKSGFDFMMPWQEQCFRFGLKHEMAEVVRVKRKENHFVVVLSNQKEVEAKSVIVATGGSPKRSGVKGEDVYWGKGVSSCATCDGFFYKNKEVAVLGGGDTAVEESIYLAKICSKVTLIHRRNAFRASPVTLERAKNEAKIEFLTPYGIEEICGNDSGVTGLKLKNLEEETIKEIKVDGIFVLIGFNVNNSVLMQEDGSAICATNEYGQAIVNLKMETNIPGLFVAGDLRIDAPKQVVCAAADGATAALGAIEYIEHHK, encoded by the coding sequence ATGTTAGAGCTAGCTATTATTGGCGGAGGACCTGCTGGGCTTAGTGCAGGTTTGTATGCGACAAGAGGAGGCTTAAAGGAAGTTGTAATGTTTGAAAAAGGTATGCCTGGAGGACAGATTACTTCAAGTAGTGAAATGGAAAATTACCCCGGAGTAGCGGAAGTAAAAAGTGGATTTGATTTTATGATGCCTTGGCAGGAACAATGTTTTAGATTTGGTTTGAAACACGAAATGGCAGAGGTTGTGCGCGTTAAAAGAAAAGAAAATCATTTTGTGGTTGTTTTAAGTAATCAAAAAGAAGTGGAAGCTAAATCTGTGATTGTCGCAACGGGTGGAAGCCCCAAACGTTCAGGAGTTAAAGGTGAAGATGTGTATTGGGGGAAAGGCGTGAGTTCTTGCGCTACTTGCGATGGATTTTTTTATAAAAATAAAGAAGTGGCAGTGCTTGGCGGAGGCGATACAGCAGTGGAGGAATCCATTTATCTTGCCAAAATTTGCTCCAAAGTTACATTAATTCATCGTAGAAATGCGTTCCGCGCTTCTCCTGTTACATTAGAACGCGCGAAAAATGAAGCAAAGATTGAGTTTTTGACTCCTTATGGAATTGAGGAAATTTGCGGTAATGATTCTGGTGTAACAGGGCTAAAATTAAAAAATTTGGAAGAGGAAACTATAAAAGAAATCAAAGTAGATGGAATCTTTGTATTGATTGGATTTAATGTAAATAATTCGGTTTTAATGCAAGAAGATGGCAGTGCAATTTGTGCAACAAATGAATATGGGCAAGCTATCGTGAATCTTAAAATGGAAACAAACATACCGGGCTTGTTTGTTGCAGGTGATTTACGAATAGATGCTCCAAAACAAGTGGTTTGTGCAGCAGCAGATGGTGCGACAGCAGCACTTGGGGCGATTGAATATATTGAACATCATAAGTAA
- the dapB gene encoding 4-hydroxy-tetrahydrodipicolinate reductase has protein sequence MLGIGVFGAGGRVGKLVVDLAKKSQEVKLECVYVRKDLDFSIDPGVLITGDLKVLLESSAVVIDFTTAEGTRALLEVALNNPKPIVIGTTGLESHHENLIKEASKKMPILYASNLSLGVAVLNKAVKLVASALKDFDIEIVETHHHHKKDSPSGTALRLAQTCAKARNLELDKVRTSGRNGNIGERHKDEIGVMALRGGDVAGIHNVGFYGEGEYLELIHTATSRATFAQGAIKAALWLQKQPNGLYSIEDSLGL, from the coding sequence ATGTTAGGAATTGGAGTCTTTGGTGCTGGCGGACGTGTGGGTAAATTAGTTGTGGATTTGGCAAAAAAAAGCCAAGAGGTAAAGCTAGAGTGTGTTTATGTGCGTAAAGATTTAGATTTCTCTATTGACCCCGGCGTGTTAATTACTGGTGATTTGAAAGTTTTATTAGAAAGTTCTGCTGTGGTTATTGATTTTACGACAGCAGAAGGCACGCGTGCGTTATTGGAAGTGGCTCTTAATAATCCTAAACCCATTGTAATTGGAACAACAGGATTGGAATCCCACCATGAAAATTTAATCAAAGAAGCTTCCAAGAAAATGCCTATTTTATATGCAAGTAATTTATCATTGGGAGTTGCGGTTTTAAATAAAGCGGTTAAATTGGTAGCAAGTGCTTTGAAAGATTTTGATATTGAAATCGTAGAAACCCATCATCACCATAAAAAAGATTCTCCTAGTGGCACTGCTTTGCGTCTTGCTCAAACTTGTGCAAAAGCTAGAAATTTGGAGTTAGATAAGGTGCGCACAAGTGGTAGAAATGGCAATATTGGCGAGCGTCATAAAGATGAAATTGGTGTTATGGCATTGCGCGGAGGAGATGTGGCTGGGATTCATAATGTCGGATTCTATGGCGAAGGAGAGTATTTGGAGCTAATTCATACTGCTACTTCTCGCGCGACTTTCGCACAAGGCGCTATTAAGGCTGCTCTTTGGTTACAAAAACAGCCAAATGGATTATATAGCATTGAAGATTCTTTGGGATTATAA
- the purF gene encoding amidophosphoribosyltransferase, whose amino-acid sequence MKTEWNEECAVVGVYNAQNAASIAYYSLFAMQHRGQEASGIATSNGEKIITIKKNGLVTEVFCDETLNKLKGFSAVGHNRYSTAGNDSIADAQPLFARYDLGEIAIVHNGNLTNARQIRDELIKEGAIFQSYMDTENLIHLIARAKQENLIDRIKEAVLRLKGAFCFVILSRKKMFVIRDRYGFRPLSLGEIVNSDGSKGYVVASETCAFDLVGAKYLRDVEPGEMLIFSKNGMESQSIMLPNPHPCVFEYIYFARPDSRVFGRLVYDIRKNMGEELARENPVEADLVIPVPDSGVAAALGYSRQSGIPFELGIIRNHYVGRTFIEPTQQIRELKVKLKLNPIRELIENKRVVVIDDSVVRGTTSRQIVKILRDCGAKEIHMKISSPPTISPCYYGVDTPSREDLISAKMSHQEVCQFIGADSLSFLSVEGLKRSIGVENYQYCQACFDGKYIV is encoded by the coding sequence TTGAAAACTGAATGGAATGAAGAATGTGCGGTAGTGGGTGTTTATAATGCTCAAAATGCTGCAAGCATTGCGTATTATTCTCTTTTTGCTATGCAACATCGTGGGCAGGAAGCGTCTGGAATCGCAACAAGCAATGGTGAGAAAATTATCACTATTAAAAAGAATGGTTTAGTAACGGAAGTTTTCTGTGATGAGACACTGAATAAACTGAAAGGCTTTAGTGCGGTAGGGCACAATCGTTATTCTACTGCAGGGAATGACTCTATTGCTGATGCACAGCCTTTATTTGCGCGTTATGATTTGGGTGAAATTGCGATTGTGCATAATGGTAATCTCACAAATGCGCGTCAAATCCGCGACGAGCTTATCAAAGAGGGAGCGATTTTCCAAAGCTATATGGATACAGAGAATCTTATTCATCTCATTGCAAGAGCGAAACAAGAAAACTTAATAGATAGAATCAAAGAGGCTGTTTTGCGACTTAAAGGTGCATTTTGCTTTGTCATTTTAAGTCGCAAAAAAATGTTTGTGATTCGTGATAGATATGGATTCCGCCCTTTGAGTCTTGGGGAGATTGTTAATTCTGATGGAAGCAAGGGCTATGTTGTTGCGAGTGAAACTTGCGCGTTTGATTTGGTGGGTGCAAAGTATTTGCGTGATGTGGAGCCGGGTGAAATGTTAATCTTTTCAAAAAATGGTATGGAATCGCAAAGTATTATGCTGCCAAATCCTCATCCTTGCGTCTTTGAATATATTTATTTTGCGCGTCCTGATAGCCGAGTATTTGGACGACTTGTTTATGATATTCGCAAGAATATGGGCGAGGAATTAGCAAGAGAGAATCCCGTAGAAGCCGACCTTGTGATTCCTGTGCCTGATAGTGGTGTTGCAGCGGCACTTGGGTATTCTAGGCAAAGCGGGATTCCTTTTGAGCTTGGAATTATTCGCAATCATTATGTGGGGAGGACTTTTATTGAGCCTACACAACAGATTCGTGAGTTGAAGGTGAAGTTAAAATTAAATCCGATTCGTGAGTTAATTGAAAATAAACGCGTGGTTGTGATTGATGATTCTGTGGTGCGTGGGACGACTAGTCGTCAGATTGTGAAGATTTTGCGAGATTGTGGTGCGAAAGAAATCCATATGAAAATTTCTTCTCCGCCAACGATTTCTCCTTGTTATTATGGTGTAGATACTCCAAGCAGAGAGGATTTAATCAGTGCAAAAATGAGCCACCAAGAGGTTTGTCAGTTTATTGGTGCGGATTCTTTGTCCTTTTTGTCCGTTGAGGGATTGAAGCGGAGTATTGGTGTAGAGAATTATCAATATTGTCAAGCTTGTTTTGATGGCAAATATATTGTTTAA
- a CDS encoding TIGR01212 family radical SAM protein (This family includes YhcC from E. coli K-12, an uncharacterized radical SAM protein.) yields MLTFGRYCKRRFGKRVRKVPIALAGFTCPNIDGSVARGGCIFCKNESFSPTLDKEPKVALKMNPKMRENPLLEMQLQQLQNQYDWQSAFHRNKFGVEKYMIYFQSFTNTYAPFETLEKIYTTALSLPNVVGMSIGTRTDSVDLKLLDFLGELAHARGQEIWVEYGIQSVYDETLHFINRGHGTENMEYWIKESKNRGLKACSHIIYGLPKETREMMLHTLESVIAWGSDGIKIHPLYIIEKTILANLYEKGEYKPISLNDYIDLVVESLKRIPQNVVIHRVSAGVRNDTLLAPKWCFDKNIQMRAIRNALREAGIEY; encoded by the coding sequence ATGCTAACCTTTGGGCGATATTGCAAACGTAGATTTGGCAAGCGAGTGCGTAAAGTGCCGATTGCTTTGGCGGGCTTTACTTGTCCAAATATTGATGGTAGTGTGGCACGTGGAGGTTGTATTTTTTGTAAAAACGAAAGTTTCTCTCCAACATTGGACAAAGAGCCAAAAGTTGCCCTTAAAATGAATCCCAAAATGAGAGAGAATCCATTGTTGGAAATGCAACTTCAGCAGCTTCAAAATCAATACGATTGGCAGAGTGCTTTTCATCGCAACAAGTTTGGTGTAGAAAAATATATGATTTATTTTCAGTCTTTCACTAATACTTATGCGCCTTTTGAAACTTTAGAAAAGATCTATACTACTGCATTAAGTTTGCCCAATGTCGTAGGAATGTCCATTGGAACACGCACGGATTCTGTGGATTTGAAATTGTTGGATTTTTTGGGTGAATTAGCACACGCAAGAGGGCAAGAGATTTGGGTGGAATATGGAATCCAATCAGTTTATGATGAAACATTGCACTTTATCAATCGTGGGCACGGCACAGAAAATATGGAATATTGGATTAAAGAAAGTAAGAATCGCGGTTTAAAAGCTTGTTCGCATATTATTTATGGATTACCAAAAGAAACAAGAGAGATGATGTTGCATACTTTAGAATCTGTGATTGCTTGGGGAAGTGATGGAATCAAGATTCACCCGCTTTATATCATTGAAAAAACGATTTTAGCAAATCTCTATGAAAAGGGTGAGTATAAGCCTATTTCTTTAAATGATTATATTGATTTGGTTGTAGAATCTCTCAAAAGGATTCCGCAAAATGTCGTGATTCATCGTGTGAGTGCTGGAGTGCGTAACGATACACTTCTTGCTCCCAAATGGTGTTTTGATAAAAATATTCAAATGCGTGCGATTCGCAATGCGCTAAGAGAAGCGGGGATTGAATATTGA
- a CDS encoding tRNA dihydrouridine synthase, translated as MLAPLAGYTDLPFREVVKKFGADITVSEMISVHALAFKNKKTLKMVEKSSIENPFALQIAGNEMSIIARAVESLNTFKEDIQILDLNCGCPAPKVSNHGSGSSLLKDLNKLREILRLIRKVSEIPYLSVKVRLGFNTKIPLEIANALNDTPIDYVVVHGRTKADGYKKERIDYDSIALMKRILQVPLIANGEINSVQKSQEVLRHTGADGIMIGRAAVEKPWIFAQIKEGLQEESVHLRRRVSLEHFNRTIAFRGDYGVIMFRKNLHAYSKGLRGASEFRTLVNTITNPALMREAILEFFSTTTFEV; from the coding sequence ATGTTAGCTCCTCTAGCAGGTTATACTGATTTGCCTTTCCGCGAAGTTGTGAAAAAGTTTGGTGCGGATATTACCGTAAGCGAAATGATTAGCGTGCATGCACTTGCATTTAAAAACAAAAAAACACTAAAAATGGTAGAAAAATCCTCTATTGAAAATCCTTTCGCTTTACAAATTGCAGGTAATGAGATGAGCATTATCGCGCGTGCAGTAGAATCCCTTAACACCTTTAAGGAAGATATTCAAATCTTGGATTTAAATTGTGGTTGCCCTGCACCAAAAGTCTCCAATCACGGAAGTGGAAGCTCTTTATTAAAAGACTTAAACAAGCTAAGAGAGATTCTAAGGCTTATTAGAAAAGTAAGTGAGATTCCTTATTTGAGCGTAAAGGTAAGGCTAGGATTTAACACGAAGATTCCACTAGAAATCGCAAATGCCCTCAATGACACTCCCATTGATTATGTTGTCGTGCATGGTCGCACCAAAGCAGATGGATACAAAAAAGAAAGGATTGATTATGATTCCATTGCTTTGATGAAACGAATCTTGCAAGTTCCACTCATTGCAAATGGTGAAATCAATAGCGTCCAAAAAAGCCAAGAAGTCTTGCGGCACACAGGAGCTGATGGCATAATGATTGGACGCGCGGCAGTTGAAAAGCCTTGGATTTTTGCGCAAATCAAAGAGGGACTACAAGAGGAAAGTGTTCATTTACGCCGACGCGTAAGTTTAGAACACTTTAATCGCACAATTGCTTTTCGTGGAGACTATGGAGTAATTATGTTTCGCAAAAATCTGCACGCTTATTCCAAGGGCTTAAGAGGCGCAAGCGAATTCCGCACGCTTGTAAATACTATCACGAATCCAGCCTTAATGCGCGAAGCAATTTTAGAGTTCTTTAGCACCACAACCTTTGAGGTTTAA